A region from the Cryptococcus gattii WM276 chromosome H, complete sequence genome encodes:
- a CDS encoding cytoplasm protein, putative (Similar to TIGR gene model, INSD accession AAW45721.1), with the protein MSSQQPYMASSYHSLRDFVPGSPRSLATGTWHPLPYIHSGFVIYPFHPEASSLPAPTTVDGTSPKLPSFSSHQDLDALPWTDSKPELAEGGLCSQGKRNHYEIRLDIGDEFYAFEEYRCSIEEDGRGDLWYRGFVVQAVSITSLSPVILSETTSAQKASFPRPEPSVLIGIFPASVCHVRSGNENDTGELSVAYEKAIRAAQQRYRRVDEVSDYDHPALGTGGLSEMDTVKEEDEEDAVLVSRPQNLDIERAVVEVGSSEGRPIDVLSRKGSKSSFSRPNRPKSLVLEQKETLIEKDKDQPPLPRLTAGDSTSGGQQWPLVDEIACAIREWYSRLPTYLANREYRLFNTVTQHIDALFLGRRQLLSQMLSDDELVRVRRECVSRLVKCNVAQGLDVIVRSFEDGSMVVVDKKRAYSGTRWAGGISCYVYQVRLAYIDVIPLDNVFEEVFSSRKALSQPHALTSAKDDFPDLPTGSFYHLFLDVRAFVANPCAPGETAELYFSLYNKRHKRFISEEFCLILNHYGSPSRDSEQRLGRLRTLFTDLKAEDLAPDTYLVCKIIRNGAMKTRSDNGMPSVSLSASVARHRSSLYDISATELSDHNQRQSESFMDLTDDSFSVTSGNGPESHRPPTVDTTNAAPVSMVGGGSAFGSKIRVKRPLGWAVMLLPPMSKPIGDGLDRDGGGVEQSVKIYVPREEKDFAKMFDDVIHNRVKHYMTSPNQSYRAQYIVLYLKSLRGPAPQLVREHPSLLQDIPLTSRLSFPDVVFPGQSRHDLYIKLCSATFRSAPSPSSASTRMKKNVSISHNGDVQVAMEIRKVDGTVIEDAIMAGGSGERGTSQWNSMVFHHSDKPVYDELVKIPLPIQSSGYHLFLTFRSMSKNKQTAADEAEKPFAFAYLPISTTNMFVTDDDHELVLYHMEKDFQLTPSLYFGAAHSAKDWAGDDVLPETTLKGMSPSRDRVVINTRLCSSVHTQDETLRSLFAWQSATESGNTIALCETLNMFGFVDEQEISRLVPRVLNSLFGILVSSLSERREQLDDLVFKGMVKVLAMANDRRFPNFKIVLNIYTSNQFYFPAASFHLLRSMKSVMASPHTKGYRLFLKVWHLFFQFIIRSREQDREGSVGAGATSPHIEAEFQSQIKHILKEINNLMESTDESLIGTQTLVVQHYASILPDLAHIFQPLEIAEMVIAFVDTLSFGTGSIATYKLLMLLQVVKNILETSESRQLLVPAIVRWLKPHLGRFDEHSGGMEAVQEANDGRRMKWLECNRLAVTGLAWMTEKLQQCYVSLKVQADDDVKRQEEDNIQYCLTLLPGLYSSYAELSSPRTLDAFQRQRSSVTSTIWKDIPDIFPTSHPFALISQLPPPSLLERHHNANDSGIPASELFNCGLAECAVVILNLILATPVDGVIRWIRETLDIEGAESCRKLFMRSFDFAKSVISFEAFPSQWLTIRSMSFSGLLKLLECIATIMEEDIFVPLSPKSDGTSNLPTKLEGFDDNLWRKYFELLCDFCGSQELALEDQTPQRRRAEWIVSGDLREGGARLLLRLWNAVGWPLDIPGGHALRMGGYQTRFTGLGSKVLELCQSSHDALCETAAEILFSLIYAEYLLYKEGTSIETEVFVALDKLFTAEATLSSSDPTLKSYFVAELRNIFESFPEIHPSFTAKVSNFLSQTEYFIDLLLVLRDIPAGSLWQDERATAIYQLMNFVNAIGRKGLYVRYVHELVENSKSVKDWLGAGLGLKLHADIYDWKVGDEHWVDAGRWGDLELPAHTQAEAHEFSLNLCQELITQHQRLTYDINMITELLTHQAKLWATIGEARRPQQEYFRVAYFGEIFSLDKNKDYVVRAQVGQKYTDLCNMLQNKYPQAAIHCSKIPPPESIKRGANPVIWITPVTPEPDLTKPVFGENVSNNVQSYWRWNGIKEFSSVRQYLKDPLESETALAWTEKTLLTTKDELPGVLARSEIICVRYEQIPPIAMAIMEIKMAIKSLQKSSRGKNGQLPESKALGTAINNAMDSLLFIEGPYLDSHPEDYGGVQQLKSTIIQYVRAIQDSLEMHKRVCRDVAFHEILKNTRPKANRPFQ; encoded by the exons AGCTCTCTGTTGCGTATGAAAAAGCTATTCGAGCTGCTCAACAAAGGTATCGACGAGTTGATGAAGTCTCAGATTACGATCATCCTGCTTTAGGAACAGGAGGATTGAGCGAAATGGATACagtgaaagaagaggatgaagaagacgcGGTGCTGGTCTCTCGGCCACAAAACCTTGATATTGAGAGAGCGGTAGTCGAAGTTGGATCATCGGAGGGAAGACCCATAGATGTATTGTCGAGAAAAGGCTCGAAAAGCAGCTTTTCAAGGCCGAATAGACCGAAATCTCTGGTGCTTGAGCAGAAAGAGACTTTGATCGAGAAAGACAAGGACCAACCGCCTCTTCCAAGGCTTACTGCTGGTGATTCCACCTCCGGTGGGCAACAATGGCCTCTGGTAGATGAGATAGCATGTGCAATCAGGGAATGGTACAGC AGATTACCAACTTATCTGGCAAACCGAGAGTACCGTCTTTTCAACACTGTGACGCAACACATCGATGCACTTTTTCTGGGTCGGCGCCAGCTACTCTCACAAATGCTTAGCGACGATGAACTTGTTCGTGTCCGTCGTGAATGCGTCTCTCGTCTTGTCAAGTGCAATGTCGCCCAGGGTTTGGATGTCATTGTGAGAAGTTTCGAAGATGGCAGTATGGTAGTGGTCGATAAGAAAAGGGCTTATAGCGGGACGAGGTGGGCGGGAGGGATAAGTTGCTATGTCTACCAAGTCCGACTTGCCTATATCGACGTTATTCCTCTCGACAATGTCTTTGAAGAAGTCTTCTCATCTCGAAAAGCACTTTCCCAACCGCATGCTCTTACATCCGCCAAGGATGACTTTCCTGACCTACCAACAGGGTCATTCTACCACCTATTCCTAGACGTGCGTGCCTTCGTCGCCAACCCTTGCGCCCCTGGTGAAACCGCAGAACTTTACTTTTCTCTCTATAACAAAAGGCACAAGAGATTTATCTCCGAAGAGTTTTGCCTCATTTTGAACCATTATGGTTCCCCGTCGCGCGATTCGGAACAACGCTTGGGCAGGTTACGAACCCTTTTCACCGATCTAAAAGCCGAAGACCTTGCGCCAGACACATATCTTGTATGCAAAATAATAAGGAACGGGGCTATGAAGACGAGGTCCGATAACGGGATGCCGTCCGTGTCTCTCTCAGCTTCTGTTGCCCGCCATCGCTCGAGTTTATATGATATCTCAGCAACTGAGCTCTCTGATCACAATCAGAGGCAGAGCGAGTCATTTATGGATCTTACCGATGATTCTTTTTCCGTCACCTCCGGCAACGGACCAGAGTCTCATCGACCACCGACAGTAGATACAACTAATGCAGCACCTGTCAGTATGGTTGGTGGAGGATCAGCATTTGGCAGCAAAATCAGAGTTAAGAGACCGTTAGGTTGGGCTGTCATGCTTTTGCCTCCGATGAGCAAGCCCATTGGTGATGGGCTGGATAGGGATGGCGGAGGCGTGGAGCAAAGCGTCAAGATCTACGTGCcgagggaagagaaagatTTCGCGAAAATGTTTGATGATGTGATTCACAATCGTGTCAAGCATTATATGACTTCTCCAAA CCAATCATATAGAGCACAGTATATTGTTCTCTATCTCAAATCATTACGCGGTCCAGCCCCTCAGCTTGTTCGCGAacatccttctcttttgCAGGACATCCCTCTTACATCTCGTCTCTCGTTCCCAGATGTTGTCTTCCCCGGCCAGTCACGACATGACCTTTACATCAAACTGTGTTCAGCCACGTTCAGATCTGCGCCgtctccttcttctgcttctaCGAGAATGAAGAAAAACGTTTCGATCAGTCATAATGGTGATGTGCAGGTGGCTATGGAGATCAGAAAGGTAGATGGGACTGTTATTGAAGATGCTATCATGGCAGGCGGATCAGGCGAACGGGGTACGTCTCAATGGAATTCAATGGTATTCCACCATAGCGACAAGCCGGTGTACGATGAACTTGTCAAGATACCTCTCCCCATCCAGTCATCAGGATATCACCTGTTTCTCACGTTTCGCTCCATGAGTAAAAACAAGCAAACGGCCGCGGACGAGGCTGAAAAGCCCTTCGCCTTCGCCTATCTTCCAATTTCGACTACGAACATGTTTGTCACGGATGATGACCATGAGCTTGTGCTCTACCATATGGAAAAGGACTTTCAGTTAACGCCAAGCCTGTACTTCGGCGCCGCACATAGTGCTAAGGACTGGGCTGGCGATGATGTTCTGCCTGAGACGACTCTCAAGGGTATGTCCCCTTCAAGAGATAGGGTTGTGATCAACACCCGGCTTTGCTCGAGTGTTCATACACAGGATGAGACACTGCGCTCCTTGTTCGCTTGGCAGTCTGCGACAGAGTCAGGAAATACCATCGCACTTTGCGAAACGCTGAACATGTTTGGTTTTGTTGACGAGCAGGAGATTTCCCGATTAGTACCGCGAGTGTTGAATTCATTGTTTGGTATCCTGGTATCTAGCCTGAGTGAACGACGAGAGCAACTGGACGACCTTGTTTTCAAAGGCATGGTCAAAGTCCTCGCAATGGCCAACGACAGGCGTTTTCCTAATTTTAAGATCGTCCTTAATATCTACACCAGCAATCAATTTTATTTTCCTGCCGCTTCATTTCACCTGCTTCGGTCAATGAAATCAGTAATGGCCTCACCGCATACGAAAGGCTATCGATTGTTCTTGAAAGTTTGGCATCTGTTCTTCCAGTTCATCATTCGCTCACGAGAACAAGACCGCGAGGGAAGTGTCGGTGCGGGTGCCACTTCTCCCCATATTGAGGCAGAGTTCCAGAGCCAGATCAAGCACATTCTAAAAGAAATCAATAACCTCATGGAATCAACCGACGAGAGCCTCATCGGTACCCAGACTTTGGTTGTGCAGCATTATGCCAGTATTCTTCCCGACCTCGCCCATATCTTCCAGCCTCTTGAGATAGCCGAGATGGTCATTGCCTTTGTCGATACTCTCTCGTTCGGTACAGGAAGTATTGCTACCTATAAGCTGTTGATGTTGTTACAGGTCGTCAAAAATATTTTAGAGACGTCAGAGAGCAGACAACTGCTGGTTCCTGCCATTGTGAGGTGGTTGAAGCCTCATCTTGGACGATTCGATGAGCACAGCGGAGGCATGGAGGCCGTTCAAGAGGCAAATGATGGGCGAAGGATGAAGTGGTTAGAGTGTAATAGATTGGCTGTCACA GGCTTGGCGTGGATGACGGAGAAGCTACAACAGTGTTATGTGTCTCTAAAAGTTCAGGCAGATGACGATGTCAAGCGacaggaagaagataaCATTCAGTATTGTCttactcttcttccagGACTATATTCCTCATATGCGGAACTCTCCAGTCCACGAACTCTCGATGCCTTTCAGAGGCAGCGCTCTTCAGTCACTTCGACCATTTGGAAAGATATTCCCGATATTTTCCCTACATCTCACCCCTTCGCCCTCATCTCTCAATTACcacctccatctctccTCGAGCGCCATCATAATGCGAATGACTCTGGAATACCTGCATCAGAGCTGTTCAATTGTGGTCTAGCAGAGTGTGCGGTTGTTATCTTGAACTTGATCTTGGCTACTCCAGTAGACGGTGTCATTAGATGGATCAGAGAAACATTGGATATTGAAGGTGCAGAGTCGTGCAGAAAGCTCTTCATGCGCTCCTTCGACTTCGCCAAATCTGTTATCAGTTTCGAGGCTTTTCCAAGCCAATGGCTTACCATAAGGTCCATGTCCTTCAGCGGCTTACTGAAACTTCTGGAGTGCATCGCGACAATAATGGAAGAGGATATATTTGTACCTCTCTCACCCAAATCTGATGGAACTAGCAATCTCCCGACCAAACTGGAGGGGTTCGATGACAATTTGTGGCGGAAATATTTTGAATTGTTGTGTGATTTCTGTGGATCTCAAGAGTTGGCTCTGGAAGACCAGACCCCCCAACGCCGACGTGCAGAATGGATCGTTTCTGGGGATTTAAGAGAGGGCGGTGCAAGGCTACTATTGAGGCTTTGGAATGCAGTTGGATGGCCTCTAGACATTCCTGGGGGTCATGCGTTAAGGATGGGAGGATATCAGACGAGGTTCACCGGATTGGGAAGCAAAGTGCTGGAACTGTGTCAGTCAAGCCACGATGCGCTGTGTGAGACGGCAGCCGAGATACTGTTCTCCTTGATATATGCTGAATATCTTCTCTATAAGGAGGGCACTTCGATAGAGACAGAAGTCTTTGTCGCCCTGGATAAATTG TTCACGGCGGAAGCCACTCTCTCTTCGTCTGACCCTACTCTGAAATCTTATTTCGTTGCTGAACTTCGTAACATCTTCGAATCCTTTCCGGAGATTCATCCATCATTCACTGCCAAGGTCTCAAACTTCCTCTCTCAGACCGAGTACTTCATTGACCTACTATTGGTTCTTCGGGACATACCTGCCGGCTCGTTATGGCAAGATGAACGCGCTACGGCTATTTACCAGCTGATGAATTTTGTCAACGCGATAGGCAGGAAAGGTCTGTATGTGAGATATGTTCATGAGCTGGTGGAGAATAGCAAGAGCGTCAAGGATTGGCTCGGGGCTGGGCTTGGGTTGAAACTGCATGCCGACATCTATGACTGGAAAGTGGGAGACGAACATTGGGTGGATGCTGGAAGATGGGGCGATTTGGAGCTACCTGCCCACA CGCAAGCCGAAGCTCATGAGTTCTCCCTCAATCTTTGTCAAGAGCTCATCACTCAGCATCAAAGGCTCACATACGACATCAATATGATCACTGAGCTTCTGACACATCAGGCGAAGCTGTGGGCGACTATTGGGGAGGCGAGAAGGCCACAACAGGAGTACTTTAGGGTAGCTTACTTCGGAGAGATTTTCTCATTGGACAAGAACAAAGATTATGTGGTTAGGGCTCAAGTAGGGCAAAAGTACACAGACCT CTGTAACATGCTCCAAAACAAATATCCCCAGGCCGCAATCCATTGTTCCAAAATTCCTCCACCCGAGTCCATCAAACGTGGTGCGAACCCCGTCATATGGATTACGCCTGTAACCCCCGAACCTGACTTGACTAAGCCTGTCTTTGGGGAGAATGTATCGAATAATGTTCAAAGCTATTGGAGATGGAATGGGATTAAGGAATTCAGCAGTGTGAGACAGTACTTGAAAGATCCATTAGAAAGCGAAACGGCTTTGGCTTGGACAGAAAAGACTTTATTGACAA CAAAGGACGAGCTCCCAGGTGTGCTCGCTCGTAGCGAAATTATTTGCGTTCGCTATGAGCAGATTCCTCCCATAGCAATGGCCATAATGGAAATTAAGATGGCTATCAAGAGTTTGCAAAAATCGAGCAGAGGGAAAAATGGTCAATTGCCCGA ATCGAAAGCTTTGGGAACAGCCATCAACAACGCGATGGACTCACTG CTGTTTATTGAGGGCCCCTATTTGGATAGTCACCCAGAAGACTATGGGGGGGTTCAACAGCTCAAAAGCACCATAATACAATACGTGCGCGCAATTCAGGACAGTTTGGAAATGCATAAGCGGGTATGCAGAGACGTAGCCTTCCACGAGATTTTGAAGAACA CTCGACCAAAAGCCAACCGTCCATTTCAATGA
- a CDS encoding uncharacterized protein (Similar to TIGR gene model, INSD accession AAW45317.1) — MKTSTLATTDPFQPASSTRKIGENKLLSARAKAAPYTKPGQGSKKGSINPYGNKCIDCKQSVQQNNATRCQKCAYKKGLCAICGNLILDTSRYKQTAK, encoded by the exons ATG AAAACATCAACCTTGGCTACAACAGACCCTTTCCAACCCGCTTCTTCCACCCGCAAAATCGGAGAGAACAAGTTATTAAGCGCGAGAGCAAAAGCTGCCCCTTACACTAAGCCGGGTCAAGGATCGAAGAAAGGAAGCATTAACCCATATGGAAACAAGTGCATTGATTGCAAG CAATCAGTGCAGCAGAATAATGCCACTCGATGTCAGAAATGCGCGTATAAGAAG GGGCTCTGTGCTATTTGTGGTAACCTTATTTTAGACACATCTC GCTACAAACAGACAGCAAAGTAA
- a CDS encoding uncharacterized protein (Similar to TIGR gene model, INSD accession AAW45652.1), which translates to MPTQPPSTPWLPNSRFADQSLLLEAQPIFDASFDDESMWGGETMLVGDSNKTQEGKNLVASANEDTEDEVMMDMTLDLGDYLPDEVDQKEVQRKDKATSHGSNRKRGVSETSSSAMSTNTTSDSLTSSATASSRLTHKREGSQTMLDVSGPSKRPRKPREKNDDLFSRRLSDSNRRTSLTPIPQISVVKAEGEKGPKANNTPSSSFPSTSASSQSYSAPSSNTASARLKARLHADDPKSKPPDSSTSCHARQSETSRQTQIMTEKGSALSRYLAKSTVLATKERHEVPAEKGNQKVPNPCASDSYNTRQLSTALSKPPPVQNVTPTPQSHDNNESTIDVPHNNSPEKKKSRRSSMGEKVVNFISGLIRPATPATVEIDEKEQKDEERSKENVLFNPLEAVPTIDEEERVQAPTSQSDHLVRQKRNEDVSGPGAFTKPVPFSRPLHVRAPPRKDVEAKEQPAKQRPHIPKTTTVSTCKAAIRAPLQSSRSQPNTKSVHKTGPLSPKSKSNPLHLRPATRSAFASAALAKLPPPGKGHKVAIEPIKVRDVEKGHDIAAIRDVFERLSSTSSSSFNKPPTAGSCTKSHANRPGVLQRTVPLRGHTPGKSSALRAQQRAVFDQAVKEKMEEKERKETEERRRREMEEEMEYRQRRKETVIRANPVPEMYREGRKQ; encoded by the exons ATGCCAACACAGCCGCCATCTACTCCTTGGCTTCCAAATTCCCGCTTCGCCGACCAATCCCTCCTTCTCGAGGCCCAACCCATTTTCGATGCTTCGTTCGACGATGAGTCGATGTGGGGAGGGGAGACGATGCTGGTGGGCGACAGCAATAAAACGCAAGAGGGTAAGAACCTAGTCGCTTCAGCCAACGAAGATACTGAAGATGAGGTCATGATGGATATGACTTTGGACCTGGGTGATTATCTACCAGATGAGGTCGACCAGAAAGAAGTCCAGCGGAAGGACAAAGCCACCAGCCACGGGTCGAATCGAAAACGAGGGGTATCAGAAACTAGCAGTTCTGCAATGTCTACAAATACTACCTCAGATTCGTTGACGTCTTCTGCGACGGCCTCTTCTCGCTTGACACACAAGCGCGAAGGTAGTCAAACTATGTTGGATGTCTCTGGTCCTTCAAAACGAC CGAGGAAGCCGAGGGAGAAAAACGACGACCTCTTCTCACGGAGGCTATCCGATTCGAATCGGCGAACCAGTCTTACTCCCATACCGCAAATATCGGTTGTGAAAGCGGAAGGGGAAAAAGGACCCAAGGCGAATAATActccgtcttcttctttcccttcgACGTCAGCATCATCTCAATCTTATAGCGCACCTTCATCAAATACTGCCAGTGCTCGGCTGAAAGCCCGGCTTCATGCAGACGATCCCAAATCGAAACCACCTGACAGTTCTACAAGCTGTCATGCACGG CAATCAGAGACTTCTCGCCAGACCCAAATAATGACAGAAAAGGGCTCAGCCTTGTCTCGCTATCTAGCCAAGTCAACTGTGTTAGCTACGAAGGAACGCCATGAGGTTCCAGCCGAGAAAGGAAATCAAAAAGTCCCGAATCCCTGCGCATCTGATTCATATAACACCAGACAGTTGTCTACCGCTCTCTCTAAGCCACCACCGGTTCAGAATGTCACACCTACCCCGCAATCACACGACAATAACGAGTCCACGATTGACGTTCCGCATAACAACTCTCCggagaaaaagaaatcACGACGCTCGTCGATGGGAGAAAAGGTTGTGAACTTTATCTCGGGCTTGATACGTCCTGCGACGCCTGCAACGGTCGAGATTGATGAAAAGGAGCAGAAAGATGAAGAGCGGAGCAAGGAAAACGTGCTTTTTAATCCACTGGAGGCAGTGCCCACGattgatgaggaggagagagtGCAAGCTCCTACATCTCAGTCAGATCATCTAGTCaggcagaagaggaacGAAGATGTGTCTGGGCCAGGGGCATTTACGAAACCCGTCCCCTTTTCCCGTCCTCTCCATGTACGCGCCCCTCCTCGAAAAGATGTCGAGGCGAAAGAACAGCCAGCCAAGCAGCGGCCCCATATTCCAAAAACCACAACAGTATCTACTTGCAAAGCCGCTATTCGAGCACCGCTCCAATCATCCCGTTCTCAGCCAAATACCAAATCAGTCCATAAAACAGGACCACTCTCTCCAAAATCCAAGAGTAACCCCCTTCACCTTCGTCCTGCTACTAGGTCTGCATTTGCATCCGCGGCGCTTGCCAAACTCCCACCGCCCGGAAAGGGCCATAAAGTCGCCATAGAACCAATCAAGGTGCGCGATGTAGAAAAAGGTCATGATATAGCTGCTATTCGTGATGTTTTTGAACGACTCTCATCTacatcttcctcatctttCAACAAACCTCCCACCGCAGGGTCATGTACGAAATCGCACGCTAACAGGCCTGGGGTTCTTCAGCGTACAGTGCCTCTCCGTGGACATACGCCTGGTAAATCCTCGGCCCTCAGGGCGCAGCAGCGCGCGGTATTTGATCAAGCTGtaaaagagaagatggaggaaaaggaaagaaaggagACCGAGGAGAGGCggagaagagagatggaggaagagatggagtATCGgcaaaggaggaaagagacTGTCATTCGGGCAAACCCTGTACCAGAGATGTACAGAGAAGGCAGGAAGCAATAG
- a CDS encoding 2,4-dienoyl-CoA reductase, putative (Similar to TIGR gene model, INSD accession AAW45319.1), whose amino-acid sequence MTPPTLPDPKSTFKPDLFKGKVLFCTGGRSGICYQIVETMMSFGVDAAIVGRDAKGLEESAKRLEETTGRKCIPAPADVRQPDQLKDAVKRTQDAFGRIDFVICGAAGNFLAPISGLTERAFRTVIEIDLLGTYNTLKATLPLIRSSQGSYVHISATFHYRGVPYQSHVGAAKAGVDALSHSIAVEEGPWGVRSNVIAPGPIAGTVGMDKLGVKGHKIEREVPLGRLGSTVDIANAAVFLFSPASAWITGSTLVVDGGENHIRTTMLPYPQSLLDPESVKSLIKPRL is encoded by the exons ATGACCCCTCCCACATTACCAGATCCAAAGTCTACCTTCAAACCAGACCTGTTCAAGGGCAAAGTCCTCTTCTGCACCGGAGGCAGGAGCGGTATCTGCTACCAGATTGTCGAGACCATGATGTCGTTCGGGGTCGACGCCGCTATTGTTGGCCGAGA TGCCAAAGGCCTCGAGGAGTCTGCGAAAAGGCTAGAAGAGACGACAGGTAGAAAATGCATTCCAGCGCCAGCCGATGTGCGGCAGCCAGATCAGCTGAAGGACGCTGTGAAGCGTACACAAGATGCATTTGGCAGAATTGACTTTGTTATTTGCG GCGCCGCTGGTAACTTCCTCGCCCCCATCTCTGGCCTCACCGAACGTGCTTTCCGCACTGTCATTGAGATTGACCTCTTAGGCACTTACAACACACTCAAAGCCACACTCCCCCTCATCCGTTCATCCCAAGGTTCATACGTCCATATCTCCGCTACATTCCACTACAGAGGAGTGCCCTACCAGTCCCATGTGGGCGCAGCCAAAGCCGGTGTGGACGCGCTGAGCCATTCGATCGCTGTAGAGGAAGGACCATGGGGTGTAAGGTCAAATGTGATTGCTCCTGG ACCGATCGCAGGCACGGTGGGGATGGACAAGCTGGGCGTCAAAGGCCATAAGATAGAACGGGAGGTGCCTCTAGGCAGGTTAGGAAGTACTG TCGATATCGCCAATGCCGCCGTATTTTTATTCTCTCCAGCGTCCGCTTGGATTACCGGGTCCACACTC GTGGTTGACGGTGGTGAGAATCATATCCGAACGACGATGCTCCCATACCCTCAAAGTTTGCTCGACCCCGAGAGCGTCAAGAGTCTTATCAAGCCACGACTGTAA
- a CDS encoding Hypothetical Protein (Similar to TIGR gene model, INSD accession AAW45321.1), whose amino-acid sequence MVYVIVVHLQSLPEHVEEIKAKLKEAAEIYRRDKETIDWHVMQDPKDETKFCIVERYEQESSQQYHLGNPTFDPYVVPRLAKPMDLTRWEEF is encoded by the exons ATGGTGTATGTCATTGTTGTTCATCTCCAGTCACTTCCC GAGCACGTCGAGGAGATCAAGGCCAAGTTGAAGGAGGCCGCCGAGATTTACAGGAGGGACAAGGAG ACTATTGACTGGCACGTCATGCAGGATCCGAAGGATGAGACCAAGTTCTGTATCGTCGAAAGATATGAGCAAGAGTCTTCGCAGCAGTATCATTTGGGTAATCCT ACCTTTGACCCCTATGTCGTCCCCCGTCTCGCCAAGCCCATGGACCTTACACGATGGGAGGAGTTTTAA
- a CDS encoding uncharacterized protein (Similar to TIGR gene model, INSD accession AAW45282.1), which yields MSKQLIVFDFDWSFVDQDTDRWVFEVLSTELRRLLQSRKSAGTGMQCTPDVVNDTMKDLYEKGFKKEDVLEALRILPFHPAMKRAVTSLQQRSAETTFLCLSNSNEVYISTILEKHGLTDLFSEIITNPAHWSEEAPDHLIIGRRLPASEPPHGCSVGCLANMCKGDELDRYLAANGGKDAFKKIVYIGDGGNDFCPLLRMRQGDLALVRKGLELDERVKKEGQQCGLKVDFKFWEQAWQIDEYFQEL from the exons ATGTCCAAGCAACTCATCGTCTTCGACTTTGACTGGTCCTTTGTGGATCAAGATACCGACCGATGGGTATTCGAAGTCCTCTCTACCGAGTTGAGGAGATTGTTGCAAAGCCGAAAGTCTGCTGGAACTGGTATGCAATGTACCCCCGACGTCGT TAACGACACTATGAAGGATTTGTACGAGAAGGGTTtcaagaaggaggatgtgCTTGAGGCTCTCCGTATTTTGCCTTTT CACCCTGCCATGAAGCGAGCAGTCACCTCTCTCCAGCAACGTTCTGCGGAGACCACGTTCTTGTGTCTCTCGAACTCTAACGAGGTCTACATCAGTACTATCCTCGAG AAACATGGCCTTACCGATCTCTTCTCTGAAATCATTACTAACCCCGCACACTGGTCTGAAGAAGCCCCCGACCACCTCATCATCGGTCGACGACTCCCTGCTTCTGAACCTCCTCACGGCTGTTCGGTCGGTTGTCTCGCCAACATGTGCAAAGGCGACGAACTCGACAGGTACCTCGCAGCCAACGGCGGTAAAGACGCCTTCAAGAAGATTGTCTATATCGGTGATGGTGGGAATGATTTCTGCCCTCTCTTGAGGATGAGACAAGGGGATTTGGCTTTGGTTAGGAAGGGTCTCGAGTTGGATGAGAgagtgaagaaggaggggCAGCAGTGTGGTTTGAAGGTGGACTTTAAGTTCTGGGAGCAGGCATGGCAGATTGACGAGTACTTCCAAGAATTGTAA
- a CDS encoding mitochondrial 54S ribosomal protein MRPL51 (Similar to TIGR gene model, INSD accession AAW45710.1) yields MPRLIPSFSSLPKTQPVQGYKHFVTPLRKLIFDYDAEAPAQHGIRSYIRKPLLEMARQNPDVEIVVRRLKRGKAAVLRGHYVNGRDKVICVNKLEANEVANKVDLLLNSSGAKIKHLKNSTLEAAPGAESARGIWSALHDKTRDGKGYQI; encoded by the exons ATGCCCAGACTCAttccctccttctcatcgTTGCCAAAGACACAGCCCGTACAAGGGTACAAGCACTTTGTCACCCCGCTTAGAAAACTCATATTCGACTACGACGCAGAAGCGCCTGCTCAGCATGGTATTCG ATCATATATCAGAAAACCACTGTTAGAAATGGCGAGGCAAAACCCAGACGTGGAGATTGTGGTTAGGAGACTGAAGCGGGGAAAGGCTGCCGTGCTCAGAGGACATTACG TGAACGGTCGAGACAAGGTTATCTGTGTGAACAAGTTGGAAGCGAACGAGGTTGCCAACAAG GTCGACCTCCTCTTAAATTCATCTGGAGCGAAGATCAAGCATTTGAAGAATTCGACATTGGAAGCTGCACCTGGAGCAGAGTCAGCGAGAGGAATCTGGAGCGCGTTGCATGACAAGACACGGGATGGCAAGGGTTATCAAATATAA